The Brucella melitensis bv. 1 str. 16M nucleotide sequence GCACCACCGGCACGCAATTTCCGCAGCCGGGCGATGTCTTCAGGGTTCATTGCATCGTTCATCATGACTGACGTACCATCAAGCCGCCCGGTTTCGAGCCGCGACAGGATGACCCGGTCATGTCCGCGCCCTAGCCGAAAATCATCCGCGATCCGCATCATCGCTTTCCTTGCGGCGGATATCTTCAGCCAGAATGTAGATCGGGCGTTTCTTGGCTTCCAATACGGACTTACCGATATACTCGCCAAGCAGCCCGAGGAACATCAGCTGGATCCCTCCGAAGAATGCAGTCAATGCCAGAATCGAGGTAAGGCCAACCGGAACGCCGGGGAAGAAGAAATATTCCGACAGGACATAAAGGCCATATGCAGCGCTGAGGCCGGCCACGACAATACCTGCCAATGCCATGAGGCGCAGGGGCGTTGTCGAGAAACTGGTCATTGCGCCAAGCGACATCAATAATAGCTGGAGCGGATTGTAATAACTGGTACCCCGCATACGGGGAGGCGGCTGGAGAGGAAGGCCGACCTGATTAAAGCCGACCCAGCCATAGAGCCCCTTCATGAAACGGTCGCTCTCCGGCAGGCTGCGCAGGGCGGCCATGAAGCGACGATTGACCAGGCGAAAACCTCCCGCCCCCGGCGGAATTTTATATCGCTGATCACGATTGATGACCCAGAAGAACGCCCGTGACAATGCAGCCTTTACCGGCCCTTCCGAGGCGAGACGACTGGCCTTGTAGGCATAAACGCTATCAGCATCTTCCTCTTGCCAGATACGAACGAAATCCGCGATCATTTCAGGCGGGTGCTGAAGATCGGCATCCATCAGGATGGCCGCATCTGCCCCTTCAGCGGCGTCTATCCCGGCAGATAGCGCTGCTTCCTTGCCGAAATTGCGTGAAAAACGCAGCAGGCGAACCGGACGGGACCCGAAATCATGCGCCTTCAACAGCGCGAAACTGCCGTCACTGCTGCCATCGTCAATAAAGATAAACTCGATATTGAGCGTAAATTGGCTGGCGATATTGTCCGCGGCAGAGTGCAAGCGGTCGAGCAGATCAGACAAGCCTTCCGCCTCATTATAGACAGGAACGATAATGCAGAGGGTCTTTGCGTTCATGATGGACTCTTTGCAAAAATGATGACGGACGAGATAACGAAGTTAATGACTGAGGCGAGCCCGATCGCCAGAATTAGCGCAACCGCAAGTGGCAAGTCCGCATACAAGCATATTTGTAACATCGCAGCACGAAGAAAATAAATCGCACATGTCCAGCCCATAAAAAGAGCGTATTGCCGAAATATTTTGTGCGTTGAATACTGAAATGTAATGCGGATATGGAAAAAGAATACCACAGAACCGCTGATAAGCAGCGCCAGCGCAACCGGCGGATATAAATTTATGTAATTGCTCGCAGACAGCGTCACGACATAATCAATGACAGCGCCTATTGCGGAGCCGCCGACAAAAATGGGGAAGCGTTTAAACATCGCGCGGGGCGCCATCGCTAAAATAGCTGGAATTACGACCTGGTGTCATATCTGGATTTTCAACCTCAACTTGTCCAACGCCGCAGCAGTGAACCGGAGCGCCGCACCACGCCCATATTTGCCGTAAAAGCCGATGAATACAGAGGCCCGCACCCTGAATTCATCGGGATAATTCCCATTTTCACTAGTCTGTTCTTGCAGATCATGCGGTTCTTCTGTATCATTAAGATGTGCGATATCCGAAAAATTTCAGTATATTGAAAGGTTGTTTTACAAAGTTTTATGCGCCCCTCGTGCCGACTCGGTTAAAACATAAATAAATTATTTTACTTTATATCTTCCTAATAAACATGGATCAAACAGCGTCAATCCGCGGAAAAAACGGCGGAATCAAGAAAAGCGAAGAACTGTTTCTTTAAAATCTGCCGGGAAATTCGGGCACAAGCATGGCAGATGCTCTGTATTCCCCATGACTGGCACCAAAAAGCACTTTGATTTGATTATCCGGACGCGGTTCCCACTTTTCGATCACCACAAGCGTATGGAACAGGATCGCGAATGAAACAAGCACATGGACCCGACGATAATCGCAGCATGTGGATGCTCATGGGCATCGGGATCGTCTGCGTTTTCGGCTTTTTTATTCAAATATTGGTATTGAGCCGATATCTCGACCGCCCGCTTGCACTGTTTATGGCGTCCCAGAAAGGGACTGCCCTCGTGGATATCGCGGCACATATAACGAAATTTGGTAAAGCCTATTGGTTCCTCGTGCCAGCGGCAGCCCTTTTTGTTTTTTATCGGTTTATAAACCGCTCACCACAAAAGAGCTTCAACTGCTTTTTCATCATTGCAAGCATTGCCGTTTCTGGAATTGTCATCAAAATTCTCAAGATAATATTTGGAAGGGCGCGCCCGGGGGTTCTGATCGACGACGGGTTTTATGGATTTACGTTTTTCCGGCTGGATAGGGAGTTCAACTCGTTCCCTTCGGCGCATACCGGTGTTGCCATCGCTGCCGGAGTGGCCCTTGCGCTTATCATGCAAAAGCATCGCTGGGTTCCCATAATCCTCGGCATTGTCATTGCAAGTTCGCGGATCATCATCAATGCGCATTATCTCAGCGATGTCGTGGCCTCGTCGCTCATATCGACCGTAACCGTACTCCTGCTATATGATATTCTTGGATATTTCGGCTACCGGGCGGGCGAACCGGACCGCCATTCTCCCGATATGCAAGGCTCCTTGAAGCTTATGTCGAACGTGATCGGAGCACCCGTGGCCGAACACGAAAACGGGCAAAGGCCGCAGGATGGCCTGACAACACGCATTATCGGTGTGATGAACATCGCCGCCATTCTGATTTTAATCGGACTCATATTCGATTTCGTCCTCATTGAATGGTTTGAATGGCAGTATCAGCCCGCCGAGCTAATTCCGGGCTGGTGGCTGCCGGCCGCAATCACGCTTTGCGCGCTTGGCGTCGGCGCGAGCTTGTATGTCGGGCGAGCCGGGCGCGGCTGCGCCAGACGATGAACGAACCGTGGCCGGGAAAATCGATCACCGCCGCATATCGATGATATCGCCGGACGAGGTGGTAAGCTGCCAGGTGCCCGCGCCGCGGCCGATGGAAACGAGGCGGCTGCCATCCGGCAGGAGCGAGCCTTTCTCAACGAACCAATAACCCGACGCATCTTCGATCATCGCCATGCCGCCCACCACGTCACGCAGCGCAAAGACCGGCTTCGGGAAAGGCTGCCCCCTGCCGTCGCCAATCTCGCCCTCCCCCTTGCCTGCGCCCGGAAGCCCCTTGCCATTCGACATGACGGAGCCGGTCATGGTTTTATCCACCTCGGATGCGGGGGCAACCTGCTCAGATGGACGGAAAGACGGGAAGCGGCGCACAGTTTTCTGCTCGGACCGGTCTAGCGGATCGATGATCTTGCGCTCAGCCTTGTTTGCGGGGTTGAAATCGACACGCTGGAGATAGGTGACAATCGGCAACAGCGCACTTGCGGCAGCAAGTGCGATCACCGCAATCATCAGATAGCGGTCACCCTTGCTCAGTGGCTTCTTCATGCCCTCCTTACGGGCGGCAGCGGCCACCGCTGCCGTAAGCCGGGTAAGGTTTTTGTCTTCCTTCGGTTTGCGAAAGCCCGTCATCATGCGTTTTGCGCCTGTCTGTCACCGCGCAATGCTGCGGCAAGGTCGTTATAGGGATCGTCCGATAGGCCGGTTTCCGGTGATTGCTGTAAAGCTTCATAAATACGCGGCACAAAATCGACCGCCTGGTCCAGAAGCCCGTCATGGCCTTTCTGATAAGCGCCAATGGCGCGCAGGTCGCGCGTTTCCTCGAACCGGGCAACCATGCTGCGCAATTGCATCACCAGCTTACGCTGTTCCGGCGTCCAGTTGTGTTTGGCAAGGCGCGAAACGGAAGCCGGAATATCCACCGCCGGAAAGCGCCCCTGCGCGGCAATGGCGCGGTCGAGCACAATGTGGCCGTCCAGCGTTCCGCGAATAGTATCGGAAACCGGATCGTTATGATCGTCACCATCCACCAGCACGGAATAAATACCGGTGATGCTGCCACCCGCTTCGGCACTGCCGGGACCGGCACGCTCCAGAAGGCGGGGCAACTGGCTGAAAACACTTGGCGGATAACCGCGTGCAACCGGCGGCTCCTCGGCAGCAATGGCCACTTCGCGTGCCGCATGGGCAAAGCGTGTGACGGAATCGACGATCAACAGAACATTCTGGCCAAGATCGCGGAAATATTCGGCAATCGCCGTCGCCGTATTGGGCGCAAGGCGGCGCATCATCGGGCTTTCATCGCCGGTCGCCACCACAGTTATGGTCTTGCCCAAATGCCCGGCCATGGTTTCTTCCAGCATTTCGCGCACTTCGCGCCCGCGCTCGCCCGTCAGCGCCAGCACGACCGTATCGAAATCGGCAGCGCGCGTCATCATGGCGAGAAGCGTTGATTTGCCGACACCGGAGCCTGCGAAAATGCCGGTGCGCTGGCCAAAACAGAGCGGCGTGAAAATATCGATCACATTAACGCCGGTACGCAAGCCGCGATCCACCCGCGCACGGCGCAAAGCCGCCGGAGCAAGGCTTTCTGCCGCCATGGGGCGGGTGCCCGGTTTCAGCGCGCCCTTTCCGTCAATGGCATTTCCAAGCGCATTGATGACCCGGCCCCGCCATTCCGGCGCCGGGCGGATGCGCAACGGGCCTTCCTCGAAAACCGCTGCCCCCAGCGAAGGCATGATCCGGTCATCGAACGGTTTCACCAGCACCTGCAAATCGGCAACACGGATGATTTCGGCAAGGCTCGGCGCCCCCTACGCCAGCGCGGATTGCCACCGTATCGCCAAGCCGCGCATCGCGCGAAAGGCCACGCACTGCAATAGACGAACGCGAAACGTCACTCACCGTGCCCCCGATACCGGTGAGCGGCTCTGGCGCTATTGTTTGCTGGCGAACAAAAGCAGCAAGGCGGGTAAGTGGCAGATCAGGCGTCATCCGTTTTTGGAACCCAGCGTCTTGATCGCTTCGGATACGGTCGCCTCCTGTTGCGAGAGCAGATTGTTGACCTGCTCGAAAGCGCGGCTGATGCTGATGAGGCGGGTCATCTCCGTCATGGCATCCACATTGGAGCCTTCAATCATGCCCTGCACGACGCCGACACTGTTATCGTCCACCACCGGCTGGGCCGGCTTGCTGGGGATCACGCCGGAAGTGCCGCATAGGCGAGATCGGCATCGGCCGGGATGGTGTAAAGGCCGATCGCCCCAACCTGTACACCATTCTGGTAGATCGCGCCGTCGCTCGATATCCTGGGCGCACCACCGCCCGGATTGAGCACAATGGGCGCACCGCCGACATCGAGGATCGCATTGCCGGTGACGGAAACAGGGTCGCCTGTGGACAGCATCTTCATGCGCCCATCGCGTGAATAGACCTGCCCTTGCGGGGTGGAGAACGACATCCATGCATCGCCCTTCACGGCCACATCCAGCGGATTGTCGGTCTTGATCAGCGGGCCTGCTTCCGTGCGAATATAGCTCTTGCCCGCTGTGGCAAAGCTCACATCGTCGCTGGCCTTGTCGGAAACGATGGTGTCAAACTTCGTACCCTCGCCGCGAAAGCCGACCGTGGAGGCATTGGCTACATTATGAGCAATCGCATCCATCCGCCGTTCCAGCGTGATGAGCGAGGAAAGCCCGACATAGATCGAATTGTTCTGCATCAGCGCCCACCCGGCTTGAAGTTTTGCAGGGTTGCGAGGATGTTCATCGAAATGCCGATGGATGAGGTGCCGCCCAGAAGAAACGATGCGATGGAGGCCGGACTGCTCGCGGTCGGATTGTTCATTTCATGCATGGCCGTGAAGCGCGAAATGAACTTCGATACATAGTCGGGATCGGACATCTTGGAAAAATCGATTTTGTCGGCGATCATTTTCGCCTGCTTGTCGATATCTGCATTGGACATGGTGGACGGCCAGCCAAAGGTCGTCTGCACCATGGTCAGCAATGCCTTGTCGCCAAGAATTTCATAGGCATTGGTGAGCGAGGGCGCCTTGCGCTCGAAATAGAGCGCAAGCCGGACGCCCTCATTCTGGCTGCCCGCTTCCTTTTCCAGCGTCTGGCGGACATATTTGTCAATCACACCCTGCTGCGCCGCCGTACTCTGCGTGGCCTGCGCGCCTTTGCCTGCAAAATCGAAGACGGTGGCAAATTCCTTGTAGCGTTTGTCGGTCAGCTTATTGGCCATCGCGTCTTCATCGGTGACGCCTTCAGTCAGGATCTTGCGCACGAAAGCCTTGGCATAGGCCATGTCTTCAAGGCCGAACGCCTTCATGGCGTAATTGAAGAGCCGCGTATCGGCCATGAAATCATCAACCGATTTCACATTGCCGATATTTTCCTTGTAATAGGCCGTTTCGCGCTCCACCAGCGGCTCTTTTGAAACGCGCTGCAATGACCGCGTCATATTCGACGCGATCAGGCGATAGCTCGTCATCGTATCGACCATGCAAATGCCCCCTGCTGATATCTGCTCTCTTTATGGGAGGCCAAGCTTGTCCGAAGCTGGTTTCCGCCAGCACCGGCGGCAAGCTTCGCGCAAGCCGCAGTTCATAAGGTGCGATGAAAGAACTTGTATGCGGGGGTTTCTGGCTTTGGGCATTATCGTCGGTCTCGTCATCACGCTGGGCTGTATGCTGGGCGGCTTCATTGCCATGGGCGGGCATGTCAGTGTGCTGATCCAGCCGTGGGAATTCATCATCATTCTGGGCGCCGCACTCGGCACCTTTTTCGTGGCCAATCCCTTTTCGCTCGTGAAAGACACGGGCCGCGCCTGCATGGAAGCCTTCACGGACGCCGTGCCGAAGCAGCGCGATTATCTCGATGTTCTGGGCGTACTCTACAGCCTGATGCGCGAGCTGCGCGCCAAATCGCGCAACGAGGTGGAAGTCCATATAGACAATCCGAAGGAATCCCCGATTTTCCTCGCTTATCCAAGCGTGCTGAAAAAGGAAGACCTCACCAATTTCATCTGCGACTATTGCCGTCTCATCATTGTCGGCAATGTGCGCTCCTATGAAATAGAAGCCCTGATGGATGAGGAAATCCGCACCATCGCGCGCGACAAGCTGAAACCCTATCAGGCCATGATAACGATCTCGGAAGCCCTGCCCGCGCTCGGCATCGTCGCCGCCGTTCTAAGCGTCATCAAGGCCATGGGCGCGCTCGACCAGTCGCCGGAAGTGCTGGGCCATCTCATCGGCGCCGCACTCGTCGGCACCTTTGCCGGCATCTTCTTCTCCTATGGCGTGATCGGCCCCATCGCCAACAAGATCAAATCGACCCGCGAGAAGAACAACCGCCTCTATATCGTCGTGAAACAGACGCTTCTTGCCTATATGAACGGCTCCCTGCCGCAGATCGCCGTGGAATATGGCCGCAAGACCATTTCCGCCTATGAGCGCCCGACCATCGACGTGGTGGAGCAGGAAACCATGGCAAGCGTGCCAACACAGCAGGCCGCCTGATATGGATGACGCCACAACGCTGGAGCATAACCGTAAAAACGATGCCCTCGCGGAAAATCTTCTGCGTGCGGCAGGGCTTTCGGGCGACGACCTGAAATCGCTGGCGCATGTGTTCAAGGACGCCTCCTCGCATTTCTGCGCCCGGCTGAAGCAGGGTTCCGCGGCAGCCTTCGACGCTGAAACCGGCTCGGTGGAAAGCACCGACAAAACGGCGTTCAACGATATTTTCGACAAGGCTGCGATCATAACGCCTCTGAAGGCGGAACGCTGGGGCTGCTCGCTTTATCTTGCGCTCGACGCGGTTCTCGTCTTCTCGGTGATTG carries:
- a CDS encoding glycosyltransferase family 2 protein, yielding MNAKTLCIIVPVYNEAEGLSDLLDRLHSAADNIASQFTLNIEFIFIDDGSSDGSFALLKAHDFGSRPVRLLRFSRNFGKEAALSAGIDAAEGADAAILMDADLQHPPEMIADFVRIWQEEDADSVYAYKASRLASEGPVKAALSRAFFWVINRDQRYKIPPGAGGFRLVNRRFMAALRSLPESDRFMKGLYGWVGFNQVGLPLQPPPRMRGTSYYNPLQLLLMSLGAMTSFSTTPLRLMALAGIVVAGLSAAYGLYVLSEYFFFPGVPVGLTSILALTAFFGGIQLMFLGLLGEYIGKSVLEAKKRPIYILAEDIRRKESDDADRG
- a CDS encoding GtrA family protein, yielding MAPRAMFKRFPIFVGGSAIGAVIDYVVTLSASNYINLYPPVALALLISGSVVFFFHIRITFQYSTHKIFRQYALFMGWTCAIYFLRAAMLQICLYADLPLAVALILAIGLASVINFVISSVIIFAKSPS
- a CDS encoding phosphatase PAP2 family protein; translation: MKQAHGPDDNRSMWMLMGIGIVCVFGFFIQILVLSRYLDRPLALFMASQKGTALVDIAAHITKFGKAYWFLVPAAALFVFYRFINRSPQKSFNCFFIIASIAVSGIVIKILKIIFGRARPGVLIDDGFYGFTFFRLDREFNSFPSAHTGVAIAAGVALALIMQKHRWVPIILGIVIASSRIIINAHYLSDVVASSLISTVTVLLLYDILGYFGYRAGEPDRHSPDMQGSLKLMSNVIGAPVAEHENGQRPQDGLTTRIIGVMNIAAILILIGLIFDFVLIEWFEWQYQPAELIPGWWLPAAITLCALGVGASLYVGRAGRGCARR
- a CDS encoding DUF1217 domain-containing protein, whose amino-acid sequence is MVDTMTSYRLIASNMTRSLQRVSKEPLVERETAYYKENIGNVKSVDDFMADTRLFNYAMKAFGLEDMAYAKAFVRKILTEGVTDEDAMANKLTDKRYKEFATVFDFAGKGAQATQSTAAQQGVIDKYVRQTLEKEAGSQNEGVRLALYFERKAPSLTNAYEILGDKALLTMVQTTFGWPSTMSNADIDKQAKMIADKIDFSKMSDPDYVSKFISRFTAMHEMNNPTASSPASIASFLLGGTSSIGISMNILATLQNFKPGGR
- the motA gene encoding flagellar motor stator protein MotA, producing the protein MGIIVGLVITLGCMLGGFIAMGGHVSVLIQPWEFIIILGAALGTFFVANPFSLVKDTGRACMEAFTDAVPKQRDYLDVLGVLYSLMRELRAKSRNEVEVHIDNPKESPIFLAYPSVLKKEDLTNFICDYCRLIIVGNVRSYEIEALMDEEIRTIARDKLKPYQAMITISEALPALGIVAAVLSVIKAMGALDQSPEVLGHLIGAALVGTFAGIFFSYGVIGPIANKIKSTREKNNRLYIVVKQTLLAYMNGSLPQIAVEYGRKTISAYERPTIDVVEQETMASVPTQQAA